Proteins from a genomic interval of Pectinophora gossypiella chromosome 4, ilPecGoss1.1, whole genome shotgun sequence:
- the LOC126382409 gene encoding troponin I isoform X2, whose translation MADDEKKRLEEAKKAKQAEIDRKRAEVRKRMEEASKAKKAKKGFMTPERKKKLRLLLRKKAAEELKKEQERKAAERRRIIEERCGKPKNIDDANEAMLKRIIQEYYDRMYVCEGQKWDLEHEVRKRDYEISDLNSQVNDLRGKFVKPTLKKVSKYENKFAKLQKKAAEFNFRNQLKVVKKKEFTLEEEDKEGGAGGKKKPDWSKGKPGDQKVKEEEVEA comes from the exons ATGGCGGATGATGAA aaAAAGCGTCTCGAGGAG GCGAAGAAGGCCAAACAGGCCGAGATCGACCGCAAGCGCGCTGAGGTGCGCAAGCGCATGGAGGAAGCCTCCAAGGCCAAGAAGGCGAAGAAGGGTTTCATGACACCTGAGAGGAAGAAGAAGCTTAGG TTGCTGTTGCGTAAGAAAGCCGCTGAGGAGTTGAAGAAGGAACAGGAACGCAAGGCGGCCGAGAGGAGGCGCATCATCGAGGAGAGGTGCGGCAAGCCCAAGAACATCGACGACGCCAATGAAG CAATGCTCAAGAGAATAATACAGGAGTATTATGACCGCATGTATGTGTGTGAGGGCCAGAAGTGGGATTTGGAACATGAAGTCAGGAAAAGAGATTATGAG ATCTCCGACCTGAACTCTCAAGTCAATGACCTCAGAGGcaaatt CGTCAAGCCCACACTAAAGAAGGTGTCCAAATACGAGAACAAATTCGCCAAGCTCCAGAAGAAGGCCGCCGAATTCAACTTCCGTAACCAATTGAAGGTTGTCAAAAAGAAGGAATTCACCCTTGAAGAAGAAGACAAAGAG GGCGGTGCTGGTGGCAAG AAAAAACCAGACTGGTCGAAGGGCAAGCCAGGAGATCAGAAGGTAAAAGAAGAAGAGGTTGAGGCATGA
- the LOC126382409 gene encoding troponin I isoform X8 — MADDEAKKAKQAEIDRKRAEVRKRMEEASKAKKAKKGFMTPERKKKLRLLLRKKAAEELKKEQERKAAERRRIIEERCGKPKNIDDANEAMLKRIIQEYYDRMYVCEGQKWDLEHEVRKRDYEISDLNSQVNDLRGKFVKPTLKKVSKYENKFAKLQKKAAEFNFRNQLKVVKKKEFTLEEEDKEKKPDWSKGKPGDQKVKEEEVEA; from the exons ATGGCGGATGATGAA GCGAAGAAGGCCAAACAGGCCGAGATCGACCGCAAGCGCGCTGAGGTGCGCAAGCGCATGGAGGAAGCCTCCAAGGCCAAGAAGGCGAAGAAGGGTTTCATGACACCTGAGAGGAAGAAGAAGCTTAGG TTGCTGTTGCGTAAGAAAGCCGCTGAGGAGTTGAAGAAGGAACAGGAACGCAAGGCGGCCGAGAGGAGGCGCATCATCGAGGAGAGGTGCGGCAAGCCCAAGAACATCGACGACGCCAATGAAG CAATGCTCAAGAGAATAATACAGGAGTATTATGACCGCATGTATGTGTGTGAGGGCCAGAAGTGGGATTTGGAACATGAAGTCAGGAAAAGAGATTATGAG ATCTCCGACCTGAACTCTCAAGTCAATGACCTCAGAGGcaaatt CGTCAAGCCCACACTAAAGAAGGTGTCCAAATACGAGAACAAATTCGCCAAGCTCCAGAAGAAGGCCGCCGAATTCAACTTCCGTAACCAATTGAAGGTTGTCAAAAAGAAGGAATTCACCCTTGAAGAAGAAGACAAAGAG AAAAAACCAGACTGGTCGAAGGGCAAGCCAGGAGATCAGAAGGTAAAAGAAGAAGAGGTTGAGGCATGA
- the LOC126382409 gene encoding troponin I isoform X6 codes for MADDEKKRLEEAKKAKQAEIDRKRAEVRKRMEEASKAKKAKKGFMTPERKKKLRLLLRKKAAEELKKEQERKAAERRRIIEERCGKPKNIDDANEAMLKRIIQEYYDRMYVCEGQKWDLEHEVRKRDYEISDLNSQVNDLRGKFVKPTLKKVSKYENKFAKLQKKAAEFNFRNQLKVVKKKEFTLEEEDKEKKPDWSKGKPGDQKVKEEEVEA; via the exons ATGGCGGATGATGAA aaAAAGCGTCTCGAGGAG GCGAAGAAGGCCAAACAGGCCGAGATCGACCGCAAGCGCGCTGAGGTGCGCAAGCGCATGGAGGAAGCCTCCAAGGCCAAGAAGGCGAAGAAGGGTTTCATGACACCTGAGAGGAAGAAGAAGCTTAGG TTGCTGTTGCGTAAGAAAGCCGCTGAGGAGTTGAAGAAGGAACAGGAACGCAAGGCGGCCGAGAGGAGGCGCATCATCGAGGAGAGGTGCGGCAAGCCCAAGAACATCGACGACGCCAATGAAG CAATGCTCAAGAGAATAATACAGGAGTATTATGACCGCATGTATGTGTGTGAGGGCCAGAAGTGGGATTTGGAACATGAAGTCAGGAAAAGAGATTATGAG ATCTCCGACCTGAACTCTCAAGTCAATGACCTCAGAGGcaaatt CGTCAAGCCCACACTAAAGAAGGTGTCCAAATACGAGAACAAATTCGCCAAGCTCCAGAAGAAGGCCGCCGAATTCAACTTCCGTAACCAATTGAAGGTTGTCAAAAAGAAGGAATTCACCCTTGAAGAAGAAGACAAAGAG AAAAAACCAGACTGGTCGAAGGGCAAGCCAGGAGATCAGAAGGTAAAAGAAGAAGAGGTTGAGGCATGA
- the LOC126382409 gene encoding troponin I isoform X5 — MADDEAKKAKQAEIDRKRAEVRKRMEEASKAKKAKKGFMTPERKKKLRLLLRKKAAEELKKEQERKAAERRRIIEERCGKPKNIDDANEDTVKTVCKDYHNRICQLENEKYDLEYVVKRKDMEISDLNSQVNDLRGKFVKPTLKKVSKYENKFAKLQKKAAEFNFRNQLKVVKKKEFTLEEEDKEGGAGGKKKPDWSKGKPGDQKVKEEEVEA; from the exons ATGGCGGATGATGAA GCGAAGAAGGCCAAACAGGCCGAGATCGACCGCAAGCGCGCTGAGGTGCGCAAGCGCATGGAGGAAGCCTCCAAGGCCAAGAAGGCGAAGAAGGGTTTCATGACACCTGAGAGGAAGAAGAAGCTTAGG TTGCTGTTGCGTAAGAAAGCCGCTGAGGAGTTGAAGAAGGAACAGGAACGCAAGGCGGCCGAGAGGAGGCGCATCATCGAGGAGAGGTGCGGCAAGCCCAAGAACATCGACGACGCCAATGAAG ATACAGTTAAGACGGTTTGCAAAGACTACCACAACCGCATCTGTCAACTTGAGAACGAGAAATACGATCTGGAATACGTCGTTAAAAGGAAAGATATGGAG ATCTCCGACCTGAACTCTCAAGTCAATGACCTCAGAGGcaaatt CGTCAAGCCCACACTAAAGAAGGTGTCCAAATACGAGAACAAATTCGCCAAGCTCCAGAAGAAGGCCGCCGAATTCAACTTCCGTAACCAATTGAAGGTTGTCAAAAAGAAGGAATTCACCCTTGAAGAAGAAGACAAAGAG GGCGGTGCTGGTGGCAAG AAAAAACCAGACTGGTCGAAGGGCAAGCCAGGAGATCAGAAGGTAAAAGAAGAAGAGGTTGAGGCATGA
- the LOC126382409 gene encoding troponin I isoform X1 has product MADDEKKRLEEAKKAKQAEIDRKRAEVRKRMEEASKAKKAKKGFMTPERKKKLRLLLRKKAAEELKKEQERKAAERRRIIEERCGKPKNIDDANEDTVKTVCKDYHNRICQLENEKYDLEYVVKRKDMEISDLNSQVNDLRGKFVKPTLKKVSKYENKFAKLQKKAAEFNFRNQLKVVKKKEFTLEEEDKEGGAGGKKKPDWSKGKPGDQKVKEEEVEA; this is encoded by the exons ATGGCGGATGATGAA aaAAAGCGTCTCGAGGAG GCGAAGAAGGCCAAACAGGCCGAGATCGACCGCAAGCGCGCTGAGGTGCGCAAGCGCATGGAGGAAGCCTCCAAGGCCAAGAAGGCGAAGAAGGGTTTCATGACACCTGAGAGGAAGAAGAAGCTTAGG TTGCTGTTGCGTAAGAAAGCCGCTGAGGAGTTGAAGAAGGAACAGGAACGCAAGGCGGCCGAGAGGAGGCGCATCATCGAGGAGAGGTGCGGCAAGCCCAAGAACATCGACGACGCCAATGAAG ATACAGTTAAGACGGTTTGCAAAGACTACCACAACCGCATCTGTCAACTTGAGAACGAGAAATACGATCTGGAATACGTCGTTAAAAGGAAAGATATGGAG ATCTCCGACCTGAACTCTCAAGTCAATGACCTCAGAGGcaaatt CGTCAAGCCCACACTAAAGAAGGTGTCCAAATACGAGAACAAATTCGCCAAGCTCCAGAAGAAGGCCGCCGAATTCAACTTCCGTAACCAATTGAAGGTTGTCAAAAAGAAGGAATTCACCCTTGAAGAAGAAGACAAAGAG GGCGGTGCTGGTGGCAAG AAAAAACCAGACTGGTCGAAGGGCAAGCCAGGAGATCAGAAGGTAAAAGAAGAAGAGGTTGAGGCATGA
- the LOC126382409 gene encoding troponin I isoform X7 has translation MADDEAKKAKQAEIDRKRAEVRKRMEEASKAKKAKKGFMTPERKKKLRLLLRKKAAEELKKEQERKAAERRRIIEERCGKPKNIDDANEDTVKTVCKDYHNRICQLENEKYDLEYVVKRKDMEISDLNSQVNDLRGKFVKPTLKKVSKYENKFAKLQKKAAEFNFRNQLKVVKKKEFTLEEEDKEKKPDWSKGKPGDQKVKEEEVEA, from the exons ATGGCGGATGATGAA GCGAAGAAGGCCAAACAGGCCGAGATCGACCGCAAGCGCGCTGAGGTGCGCAAGCGCATGGAGGAAGCCTCCAAGGCCAAGAAGGCGAAGAAGGGTTTCATGACACCTGAGAGGAAGAAGAAGCTTAGG TTGCTGTTGCGTAAGAAAGCCGCTGAGGAGTTGAAGAAGGAACAGGAACGCAAGGCGGCCGAGAGGAGGCGCATCATCGAGGAGAGGTGCGGCAAGCCCAAGAACATCGACGACGCCAATGAAG ATACAGTTAAGACGGTTTGCAAAGACTACCACAACCGCATCTGTCAACTTGAGAACGAGAAATACGATCTGGAATACGTCGTTAAAAGGAAAGATATGGAG ATCTCCGACCTGAACTCTCAAGTCAATGACCTCAGAGGcaaatt CGTCAAGCCCACACTAAAGAAGGTGTCCAAATACGAGAACAAATTCGCCAAGCTCCAGAAGAAGGCCGCCGAATTCAACTTCCGTAACCAATTGAAGGTTGTCAAAAAGAAGGAATTCACCCTTGAAGAAGAAGACAAAGAG AAAAAACCAGACTGGTCGAAGGGCAAGCCAGGAGATCAGAAGGTAAAAGAAGAAGAGGTTGAGGCATGA
- the LOC126382409 gene encoding troponin I isoform X4 → MADDEKKRLEEAKKAKQAEIDRKRAEVRKRMEEASKAKKAKKGFMTPERKKKLRLLLRKKAAEELKKEQERKAAERRRIIEERCGKPKNIDDANEDTVKTVCKDYHNRICQLENEKYDLEYVVKRKDMEISDLNSQVNDLRGKFVKPTLKKVSKYENKFAKLQKKAAEFNFRNQLKVVKKKEFTLEEEDKEKKPDWSKGKPGDQKVKEEEVEA, encoded by the exons ATGGCGGATGATGAA aaAAAGCGTCTCGAGGAG GCGAAGAAGGCCAAACAGGCCGAGATCGACCGCAAGCGCGCTGAGGTGCGCAAGCGCATGGAGGAAGCCTCCAAGGCCAAGAAGGCGAAGAAGGGTTTCATGACACCTGAGAGGAAGAAGAAGCTTAGG TTGCTGTTGCGTAAGAAAGCCGCTGAGGAGTTGAAGAAGGAACAGGAACGCAAGGCGGCCGAGAGGAGGCGCATCATCGAGGAGAGGTGCGGCAAGCCCAAGAACATCGACGACGCCAATGAAG ATACAGTTAAGACGGTTTGCAAAGACTACCACAACCGCATCTGTCAACTTGAGAACGAGAAATACGATCTGGAATACGTCGTTAAAAGGAAAGATATGGAG ATCTCCGACCTGAACTCTCAAGTCAATGACCTCAGAGGcaaatt CGTCAAGCCCACACTAAAGAAGGTGTCCAAATACGAGAACAAATTCGCCAAGCTCCAGAAGAAGGCCGCCGAATTCAACTTCCGTAACCAATTGAAGGTTGTCAAAAAGAAGGAATTCACCCTTGAAGAAGAAGACAAAGAG AAAAAACCAGACTGGTCGAAGGGCAAGCCAGGAGATCAGAAGGTAAAAGAAGAAGAGGTTGAGGCATGA
- the LOC126382409 gene encoding troponin I isoform X3, which translates to MADDEKKRLEEAKKAKQAEIDRKRAEVRKRMEEASKAKKAKKGFMTPERKKKLRLLLRKKAAEELKKEQERKAAERRRIIEERCGKPKNIDDANEAALTSIITGYHQRICKLEEEKYDHEMEVARREMEISDLNSQVNDLRGKFVKPTLKKVSKYENKFAKLQKKAAEFNFRNQLKVVKKKEFTLEEEDKEGGAGGKKKPDWSKGKPGDQKVKEEEVEA; encoded by the exons ATGGCGGATGATGAA aaAAAGCGTCTCGAGGAG GCGAAGAAGGCCAAACAGGCCGAGATCGACCGCAAGCGCGCTGAGGTGCGCAAGCGCATGGAGGAAGCCTCCAAGGCCAAGAAGGCGAAGAAGGGTTTCATGACACCTGAGAGGAAGAAGAAGCTTAGG TTGCTGTTGCGTAAGAAAGCCGCTGAGGAGTTGAAGAAGGAACAGGAACGCAAGGCGGCCGAGAGGAGGCGCATCATCGAGGAGAGGTGCGGCAAGCCCAAGAACATCGACGACGCCAATGAAG CGGCTCTTACGAGCATCATTACCGGTTACCACCAGCGTATCTGCAAGCTCGAGGAGGAGAAGTACGATCACGAGATGGAAGTGGCCCGCAGGGAAATGGAG ATCTCCGACCTGAACTCTCAAGTCAATGACCTCAGAGGcaaatt CGTCAAGCCCACACTAAAGAAGGTGTCCAAATACGAGAACAAATTCGCCAAGCTCCAGAAGAAGGCCGCCGAATTCAACTTCCGTAACCAATTGAAGGTTGTCAAAAAGAAGGAATTCACCCTTGAAGAAGAAGACAAAGAG GGCGGTGCTGGTGGCAAG AAAAAACCAGACTGGTCGAAGGGCAAGCCAGGAGATCAGAAGGTAAAAGAAGAAGAGGTTGAGGCATGA
- the LOC126382409 gene encoding troponin I isoform X10 encodes MADDEKKRLEEAKKAKQAEIDRKRAEVRKRMEEASKAKKAKKGFMTPERKKKLRLLLRKKAAEELKKEQERKAAERRRIIEERCGKPKNIDDANEAMLKRIIQEYYDRMYVCEGQKWDLEHEVRKRDYEISDLNSQVNDLRGKFVKPTLKKVSKYENKFAKLQKKAAEFNFRNQLKVVKKKEFTLEEEDKEAKKAEKADWAIGKK; translated from the exons ATGGCGGATGATGAA aaAAAGCGTCTCGAGGAG GCGAAGAAGGCCAAACAGGCCGAGATCGACCGCAAGCGCGCTGAGGTGCGCAAGCGCATGGAGGAAGCCTCCAAGGCCAAGAAGGCGAAGAAGGGTTTCATGACACCTGAGAGGAAGAAGAAGCTTAGG TTGCTGTTGCGTAAGAAAGCCGCTGAGGAGTTGAAGAAGGAACAGGAACGCAAGGCGGCCGAGAGGAGGCGCATCATCGAGGAGAGGTGCGGCAAGCCCAAGAACATCGACGACGCCAATGAAG CAATGCTCAAGAGAATAATACAGGAGTATTATGACCGCATGTATGTGTGTGAGGGCCAGAAGTGGGATTTGGAACATGAAGTCAGGAAAAGAGATTATGAG ATCTCCGACCTGAACTCTCAAGTCAATGACCTCAGAGGcaaatt CGTCAAGCCCACACTAAAGAAGGTGTCCAAATACGAGAACAAATTCGCCAAGCTCCAGAAGAAGGCCGCCGAATTCAACTTCCGTAACCAATTGAAGGTTGTCAAAAAGAAGGAATTCACCCTTGAAGAAGAAGACAAAGAG GCTAAGAAAGCGGAGAAGGCGGATTGGGCTATCGGAAAGAAGTAA
- the LOC126382409 gene encoding troponin I isoform X9, which translates to MADDEKKRLEEAKKAKQAEIDRKRAEVRKRMEEASKAKKAKKGFMTPERKKKLRLLLRKKAAEELKKEQERKAAERRRIIEERCGKPKNIDDANEDTVKTVCKDYHNRICQLENEKYDLEYVVKRKDMEISDLNSQVNDLRGKFVKPTLKKVSKYENKFAKLQKKAAEFNFRNQLKVVKKKEFTLEEEDKEAKKAEKADWAIGKK; encoded by the exons ATGGCGGATGATGAA aaAAAGCGTCTCGAGGAG GCGAAGAAGGCCAAACAGGCCGAGATCGACCGCAAGCGCGCTGAGGTGCGCAAGCGCATGGAGGAAGCCTCCAAGGCCAAGAAGGCGAAGAAGGGTTTCATGACACCTGAGAGGAAGAAGAAGCTTAGG TTGCTGTTGCGTAAGAAAGCCGCTGAGGAGTTGAAGAAGGAACAGGAACGCAAGGCGGCCGAGAGGAGGCGCATCATCGAGGAGAGGTGCGGCAAGCCCAAGAACATCGACGACGCCAATGAAG ATACAGTTAAGACGGTTTGCAAAGACTACCACAACCGCATCTGTCAACTTGAGAACGAGAAATACGATCTGGAATACGTCGTTAAAAGGAAAGATATGGAG ATCTCCGACCTGAACTCTCAAGTCAATGACCTCAGAGGcaaatt CGTCAAGCCCACACTAAAGAAGGTGTCCAAATACGAGAACAAATTCGCCAAGCTCCAGAAGAAGGCCGCCGAATTCAACTTCCGTAACCAATTGAAGGTTGTCAAAAAGAAGGAATTCACCCTTGAAGAAGAAGACAAAGAG GCTAAGAAAGCGGAGAAGGCGGATTGGGCTATCGGAAAGAAGTAA
- the LOC126382409 gene encoding troponin I isoform X11, with the protein MADDEAKKAKQAEIDRKRAEVRKRMEEASKAKKAKKGFMTPERKKKLRLLLRKKAAEELKKEQERKAAERRRIIEERCGKPKNIDDANEAMLKRIIQEYYDRMYVCEGQKWDLEHEVRKRDYEISDLNSQVNDLRGKFVKPTLKKVSKYENKFAKLQKKAAEFNFRNQLKVVKKKEFTLEEEDKEAKKAEKADWAIGKK; encoded by the exons ATGGCGGATGATGAA GCGAAGAAGGCCAAACAGGCCGAGATCGACCGCAAGCGCGCTGAGGTGCGCAAGCGCATGGAGGAAGCCTCCAAGGCCAAGAAGGCGAAGAAGGGTTTCATGACACCTGAGAGGAAGAAGAAGCTTAGG TTGCTGTTGCGTAAGAAAGCCGCTGAGGAGTTGAAGAAGGAACAGGAACGCAAGGCGGCCGAGAGGAGGCGCATCATCGAGGAGAGGTGCGGCAAGCCCAAGAACATCGACGACGCCAATGAAG CAATGCTCAAGAGAATAATACAGGAGTATTATGACCGCATGTATGTGTGTGAGGGCCAGAAGTGGGATTTGGAACATGAAGTCAGGAAAAGAGATTATGAG ATCTCCGACCTGAACTCTCAAGTCAATGACCTCAGAGGcaaatt CGTCAAGCCCACACTAAAGAAGGTGTCCAAATACGAGAACAAATTCGCCAAGCTCCAGAAGAAGGCCGCCGAATTCAACTTCCGTAACCAATTGAAGGTTGTCAAAAAGAAGGAATTCACCCTTGAAGAAGAAGACAAAGAG GCTAAGAAAGCGGAGAAGGCGGATTGGGCTATCGGAAAGAAGTAA